One genomic segment of Virgibacillus doumboii includes these proteins:
- a CDS encoding aspartate/glutamate racemase family protein, with amino-acid sequence MNSPNLGVLMLDTIFDRPIGDIGNPKTFSYPVEYKVVKNATIERVVKMEDTALIEPFIHSAAFLEEQGVKVITTSCGFLSLFHREIQDRLKVPFLSSSLMQIPFAHMLTRGKIGILTARKASLTRKHLEGVNAHHVQVVIEGMDDMPSFTRAIVDETEVLDMEKVSLEMKKAVMELISTHPEITAIVLECTNMGPYISAIREITDLPVFDITTLVNFVMRAL; translated from the coding sequence ATGAATTCGCCAAATTTGGGAGTCCTCATGCTCGATACGATATTTGACAGGCCGATTGGAGATATAGGTAATCCAAAAACATTTTCCTATCCGGTTGAATATAAAGTGGTGAAAAATGCAACGATAGAACGGGTAGTCAAAATGGAGGATACTGCATTAATCGAGCCTTTTATTCATTCAGCAGCGTTTCTGGAGGAACAAGGAGTTAAAGTAATAACAACGAGTTGTGGATTCCTTTCATTATTTCATAGGGAAATTCAAGATCGCTTGAAAGTTCCATTCCTTTCATCAAGTTTAATGCAGATTCCTTTTGCACATATGCTGACAAGGGGAAAAATAGGTATACTGACCGCAAGAAAAGCCAGTCTGACAAGAAAGCATTTAGAGGGTGTGAATGCCCACCACGTGCAGGTTGTTATTGAAGGAATGGATGATATGCCGTCATTTACTCGTGCAATTGTAGATGAGACAGAAGTATTGGATATGGAAAAGGTTTCACTGGAAATGAAGAAGGCCGTTATGGAACTCATCAGCACACATCCGGAAATAACAGCAATTGTTTTGGAATGTACCAATATGGGACCTTATATAAGTGCTATACGGGAGATAACTGATTTACCGGTTTTTGATATAACGACACTTGTAAATTTTGTTATGAGAGCATTATAG
- a CDS encoding cell wall hydrolase translates to MNKFKKLVMATTLVISAMVLPTVADASSYTVQKGDSFWKIANEFNITLANLQIANSRSGSLLYAGETIKIPNYVSQEDKELMAKLVHAEAKGEPYAGKVAVATVVLNRVDHKEFPDTIEGVIYEKVKGHYAFTPVQNGAINQGYNAEDMRAVNEAVAFRGQGSGSIYFYNPETAKSDWILSRETTVTIGNHRFAK, encoded by the coding sequence ATGAATAAATTCAAAAAGTTAGTTATGGCAACAACATTGGTTATTAGCGCTATGGTCCTGCCGACAGTGGCCGACGCTTCATCATATACAGTACAAAAAGGAGATTCTTTTTGGAAGATCGCAAATGAATTCAATATAACACTTGCAAACCTGCAAATAGCAAACAGCCGTTCAGGAAGTCTGTTGTATGCTGGTGAAACAATCAAAATCCCGAATTACGTTTCCCAGGAAGATAAAGAACTGATGGCCAAGCTGGTCCACGCCGAAGCAAAAGGTGAGCCTTACGCAGGAAAAGTTGCTGTTGCAACAGTCGTTCTGAACCGCGTTGATCACAAAGAATTTCCGGACACAATTGAAGGTGTCATCTATGAAAAAGTGAAAGGCCACTATGCATTCACACCTGTTCAAAACGGCGCAATCAACCAAGGGTACAATGCTGAAGACATGCGCGCAGTTAATGAAGCTGTGGCATTTCGCGGTCAAGGAAGCGGATCTATCTATTTCTATAATCCGGAAACTGCAAAAAGCGATTGGATCCTGTCCCGTGAAACAACGGTAACAATCGGAAACCACCGCTTTGCAAAATAA